Proteins from a genomic interval of Coccinella septempunctata chromosome 2, icCocSept1.1, whole genome shotgun sequence:
- the LOC123306563 gene encoding transcriptional adapter 2B, with product MADVFAKVSCTYCQDEINGVRVQCCECSDFDICLQCFASGAEIGPHKNDHSYRFVDHCALALGGRGNWTGREELLLLDAVELYGFGNWDLVSQHIKTRTPEEVKEEYISRYLDGNIGKMTWGDVEKRRPVLIDHVPEDKGPLAPTVTSKLPPLDITPEEAILLGYKPHRDDYEREYDMPAEQIVSSLQLDTTQDSKVEILMKLAMVDMYIRKLRERTRRKRVVRDYQLVSKFFSKDKKDPNKKPLTKEQKEFRDQMRVFSQFRTSAEHERLIANIERERELRHRLNELLKYRNLGITSQEEAIHYEQHAAFQKQQLKSKTGNNGLAIFKQENPLNEW from the exons ATGGCTG atGTTTTCGCTAAAGTTTCATGCACATATTGTCAAGATGAGATTAACGGAGTCAGGGTTCAATGCTGTGAATGCTCTGATTTCGATATATGTTTGCAG TGTTTCGCTAGCGGTGCTGAAATTGGTCCTCATAAAAATGATCACTCATATAGGTTTGTT GACCATTGCGCTCTAGCTCTTGGAGGTAGGGGTAATTGGACAGGCAGAGAAGAATTACTCTTGCTAGATGCTGTGGAGCTATATGGGTTTGGGAATTGGGATCTTGTCAGTCAACACATAAAAACAAGGACACCTGAAG AGGTGAAGGAGGAGTATATTAGCAGATATCTTGATGGCAATATCGGTAAAATGACATGGGGAGATGTTGAAAAACGAAGGCCAGTATTAATAGATCATGTCCCTGAAGATAAGGGCCCTCTAGCTCCAACAGTAACTTCAAAATTACCTCCTCTTGATATAACTCCAGAAGAAGCAATTCTTTTAGGGTATAAACCTCATAGGGATGACTATGAAAGG GAATATGACATGCCTGCTGAACAAATAGTTTCTTCACTCCAACTAGATACTACTCAGGACTCCAAAGTGGAGATTCTTATGAAATTAGCTATGGTTGATATGTATATAAGAAAACTAAGGGAGCGTACAAGAAGAAAACGGGTTGTACGAGACTATCAACTTGTTTCCAAATTCTTTTCAAAGGATAAAAAAGATCCTAACAAGAAACCTTTGACCAAAGAACAAAA AGAATTTCGAGATCAGATGCGTGTTTTCAGTCAGTTTAGAACGTCAGCTGAACATGAGAGGTTGATAGCAAACATTGAAAGAGAACGTGAACTCAGGCACCGATTGAACGAACTTCTCAAATACCGTAACTTAGGCATAACTTCTCAAGAAGAAGCCATCCACTATGAGCAACATGCTGCTTTTCAAAAACAACAGCTAAAATCAAAAACT GGCAACAATGGCTTAGCAATCTTCAAACAAGAGAACCCATTAAACGAATGGTAA
- the LOC123306564 gene encoding uncharacterized protein LOC123306564, which yields MNFLKRSMLIPNILRRNIFATSYLRAIKNPCPPSPTNEDFQKLIVRPQFKRLKDNQKKFQVDDGLPVWLKGGFKDKLLFQITIIGLLVCLVMSGQVLYELTTR from the exons ATGAATTTTCTAAAG AGATCTATGCTTATCCCAAATATActgagaagaaatattttcgcaACAAGTTATTTGCGAGCAATTAAGAACCCATGCCCTCCTTCCCCCACTAATGAAGACTTTCAAAAACTAATTGTGCGACCCCAATTTAAACGACTGAAGGATAATCAGAAGAAGTTTCAG GTGGATGATGGGCTACCAGTTTGGTTGAAGGGAGGTTTTAAAGACAAGCTGTTATTTCAGATAACAATTATTGGACTTCTTGTATGTTTAGTAATGTCAGGTCAAGTTTTGTATGAGTTAACGACGAGATGA